A stretch of the Aggregicoccus sp. 17bor-14 genome encodes the following:
- a CDS encoding DUF2267 domain-containing protein: MAQNPEQQRGAQGTPQPRPRTLEERRALRRESRASQTYADFLRQLSERGGMSPHVAERAASSVLCALEERILPDEAKDMEAQLPVKLTELLHRCERHEHGGPPRKFGREEMLQRVGEDLALQPEAVEPVVRAVCNVLRARLSEGEAEDVMNQLPEDLRALWRRVS, encoded by the coding sequence ATGGCGCAGAACCCGGAGCAGCAGCGCGGTGCCCAGGGCACACCGCAGCCCAGGCCCCGCACGCTCGAGGAGCGGCGGGCGCTGCGGCGCGAGTCGCGCGCGAGCCAGACCTACGCGGACTTCCTGCGCCAGCTCTCCGAGCGCGGCGGGATGTCGCCGCACGTCGCCGAGCGCGCGGCCTCCTCGGTGCTGTGCGCCCTCGAGGAGCGCATCCTGCCGGACGAGGCGAAGGACATGGAGGCGCAGCTGCCGGTGAAGCTGACCGAGCTGCTGCACCGCTGCGAGCGCCACGAGCACGGCGGGCCGCCCCGCAAGTTCGGCCGCGAGGAGATGCTGCAGCGCGTGGGCGAGGACCTCGCGCTGCAGCCCGAGGCCGTGGAGCCCGTGGTGCGCGCCGTGTGCAACGTGCTGCGCGCGCGCCTCAGCGAGGGCGAGGCCGAGGACGTGATGAACCAGCTGCCCGAGGACCTGCGCGCGCTGTGGCGGCGCGTGAGCTAG
- a CDS encoding RNA polymerase sigma factor → MPQLPWPLRDAWLSRLVVRAQRGDREAFRALYQALYAPVSGYVRRRVPARADAEDVIGQVFFRLLEGLARIDPKRGSVLAYALQAARNALVDQARGRGAHVSVQASEDESLARVDGAAGPLEQLVQSEQEARVRAELSRLDPETRELLVLRYVDGLRHPEIAQLLGLSEAAVRQRSSRAVRELRARLNETDPAGALTHDG, encoded by the coding sequence ATGCCGCAGCTGCCCTGGCCCCTCCGTGATGCGTGGCTCTCCCGGCTCGTCGTGCGCGCCCAGCGCGGCGACCGGGAGGCCTTCCGCGCGCTCTATCAGGCGCTCTACGCGCCCGTGTCCGGCTACGTGCGCCGCCGCGTGCCGGCGCGCGCGGATGCGGAGGACGTCATCGGGCAGGTGTTCTTCCGGTTGCTCGAGGGGCTCGCGCGCATCGACCCGAAGCGGGGCAGCGTGCTCGCCTACGCGCTGCAGGCCGCGCGCAATGCCCTGGTGGACCAGGCGCGCGGGCGTGGCGCGCACGTCTCTGTCCAGGCCTCTGAAGACGAGTCGCTCGCGCGGGTGGACGGCGCGGCGGGCCCGCTCGAGCAGCTGGTGCAGAGCGAGCAGGAGGCGCGGGTGCGCGCGGAGCTCTCGCGCCTGGACCCGGAGACGCGCGAGCTGCTCGTGCTGCGCTACGTGGACGGGCTGCGACACCCGGAGATTGCCCAGCTGCTGGGGCTGAGCGAGGCCGCGGTGCGCCAGCGCAGCTCGCGCGCGGTGCGCGAGCTGCGGGCACGCTTGAACGAGACGGACCCTGCAGGAGCGCTGACCCATGACGGATGA
- a CDS encoding alpha/beta fold hydrolase produces the protein MTLSVPGLPAPLASGRREGQGPLLVYLHGLGCAASSDWPPVAEAPALKGRASLWLDLPGFGLSPRPHDFGYDLREVASFLAAALSQEPVALIGHSMGGTLALLLAEELVRRGTPPEALILAEPNLRAEDAVGSKRAAAMREEDFVAQWPAWVAESEGHYRRTVEQADPVAFHRSARSLVHEGRGLIPRLASLPVAHRGYILGGRSDANTHETARQVAEAGIPVVALERSGHGFSEDDPIGFAQAIAQLLDAETSSRR, from the coding sequence ATGACGCTCTCCGTCCCCGGCCTCCCCGCTCCGCTCGCCTCCGGCCGCCGCGAGGGCCAAGGCCCGCTCCTCGTCTACCTGCACGGGCTGGGCTGCGCGGCGAGCAGCGACTGGCCGCCGGTGGCCGAGGCACCGGCGCTGAAAGGCCGCGCGAGCCTGTGGCTGGACCTGCCCGGCTTCGGTCTCAGCCCGCGCCCGCACGACTTCGGCTACGACCTGCGCGAGGTCGCGAGCTTTTTGGCCGCAGCGCTCTCGCAGGAGCCTGTCGCCCTCATCGGCCACAGCATGGGCGGAACGCTCGCGCTGCTGCTCGCCGAGGAGCTCGTGCGCCGCGGCACGCCACCCGAGGCCCTGATACTCGCCGAGCCGAACCTGCGCGCCGAGGACGCGGTGGGCAGCAAGCGTGCCGCGGCGATGCGCGAGGAGGACTTCGTCGCGCAGTGGCCTGCGTGGGTTGCGGAGAGTGAGGGCCACTACCGCCGCACGGTGGAGCAGGCGGACCCGGTGGCCTTTCATCGCAGCGCGCGCTCGCTCGTGCACGAGGGCCGCGGCCTCATCCCGCGGCTCGCATCACTCCCCGTGGCACACCGCGGCTACATCCTCGGCGGCCGCAGCGACGCGAACACCCACGAGACGGCGCGCCAGGTCGCGGAGGCAGGTATCCCGGTCGTCGCGCTGGAGCGCTCGGGCCATGGCTTCTCCGAAGACGACCCGATTGGCTTCGCGCAGGCCATCGCGCAGTTGCTCGACGCGGAGACCTCCTCGCGGCGCTGA
- a CDS encoding alpha/beta hydrolase produces MSSGTRLLVIALSTLALGYLLLCVLVWAGQRALMFPAPRAAVPLPGGRGYARVEAGVLLVRAPPQEPAPWVVYFHGNGEQLSDLEGTAEALQARGLGFLGVEYPGYGWAGGAPTEAGLYAAGRSALAWLQRERGVGPERVVLLGRSLGSGVAVQLAQEGRCARLVLVSPYTSMGDMAAAVFPWLPGRLLVRDRFDSLSKAAGLHVPTLVVHGTRDEVVPVAQGRRLAAAIPGASALWVEGAGHNDVLERGWGGAQPFERVVQFARGD; encoded by the coding sequence ATGTCCTCTGGAACCCGCCTCCTCGTCATCGCGCTCAGCACGCTCGCGCTCGGCTACCTGCTCTTGTGCGTCCTCGTGTGGGCGGGGCAGCGCGCGCTGATGTTCCCCGCGCCTCGCGCCGCGGTGCCGCTGCCCGGAGGGCGCGGCTATGCGCGGGTGGAGGCGGGCGTGCTGCTGGTGCGCGCGCCGCCGCAGGAGCCCGCGCCCTGGGTGGTGTACTTCCACGGCAACGGCGAGCAGCTCTCGGACCTCGAGGGCACGGCGGAGGCGCTGCAGGCGCGCGGGCTCGGCTTCCTCGGGGTGGAGTACCCCGGCTACGGCTGGGCGGGGGGCGCACCCACCGAGGCGGGCCTCTATGCCGCGGGGCGCAGCGCGCTCGCGTGGCTGCAGCGCGAGCGGGGCGTGGGCCCCGAGCGCGTGGTGCTCCTCGGGCGCTCGCTGGGCTCGGGCGTCGCGGTGCAGCTGGCGCAGGAGGGCCGTTGCGCGCGGCTCGTGCTCGTCTCGCCCTACACGAGCATGGGCGACATGGCGGCCGCCGTCTTCCCGTGGCTCCCGGGGCGGCTCCTCGTGCGCGACCGCTTCGACTCCCTGAGCAAGGCGGCCGGGCTGCACGTCCCCACGCTGGTGGTGCACGGCACGCGCGACGAGGTGGTGCCGGTGGCGCAGGGAAGGCGCCTCGCCGCGGCCATTCCCGGCGCGAGCGCGCTGTGGGTGGAGGGCGCGGGGCACAACGACGTGCTCGAGCGCGGCTGGGGCGGCGCGCAGCCCTTCGAGCGCGTGGTGCAGTTCGCGCGAGGGGACTAG
- a CDS encoding DUF4112 domain-containing protein, whose amino-acid sequence MTAPDPRLRQVQKLAYLLDSSIPLPGGASVGWDAIIGLVPGLGDGAGAVLSTFIVMQAARLGAPGSVLLRMVGNVGIEALVGAVPFLGDLFDAAFKANVRNVRLLEQHLAAPGAARRASFGWLVGIAALLVGVLVLGAVLAVVLLAALWRAVRG is encoded by the coding sequence ATGACCGCTCCCGACCCCCGGCTCAGGCAGGTGCAGAAGCTCGCGTACCTGCTGGACTCCTCCATCCCGCTGCCCGGCGGCGCCAGCGTGGGCTGGGATGCGATCATCGGCCTGGTGCCGGGCCTCGGGGACGGGGCGGGCGCCGTGCTCTCCACCTTCATCGTGATGCAGGCCGCGCGGCTCGGCGCCCCGGGCTCGGTGCTGCTGCGCATGGTGGGCAACGTGGGAATCGAGGCGCTGGTGGGCGCGGTGCCCTTCCTCGGAGACCTCTTCGACGCGGCCTTCAAGGCGAACGTGCGCAACGTGCGCCTGCTGGAGCAGCACCTCGCGGCGCCCGGAGCCGCCCGCCGCGCGAGCTTCGGGTGGCTGGTGGGCATCGCGGCGCTGCTGGTGGGCGTGCTGGTGCTCGGCGCGGTGCTCGCGGTGGTGCTGCTTGCAGCGCTCTGGCGCGCGGTGCGCGGGTAG
- a CDS encoding RNA polymerase sigma factor, whose product MDPLPLRPLPPASALSSELSDTELVARIRAGEPQLFELVMRRHNARLYRAVRSLLRDESEAEDAMQDAYVRAFTHLHTFRAEARLSTWLTRIAINEALMRLRRRLPQVDLTLENDPQQPEESPAMHASDTSRPSPEDAAQARELRELLEGAVDTLPPGCRTAFVLRDVEGMSTAEAAESLGVSEESVRTRLHRARALLREALYARAGAAAGELFAFHASRCDRVVAAVLRRIA is encoded by the coding sequence ATGGACCCCCTCCCCCTCCGACCCCTGCCGCCGGCCAGCGCGCTGAGCAGCGAGCTGAGCGACACCGAGCTCGTGGCGCGCATCCGCGCGGGCGAGCCGCAGCTCTTCGAGCTGGTGATGCGCCGGCACAACGCGCGCCTGTACCGCGCCGTGCGCAGCCTGCTGCGCGACGAGAGCGAGGCCGAGGACGCGATGCAGGACGCCTACGTGCGCGCCTTCACCCACCTGCACACCTTCCGCGCCGAGGCGCGCCTGTCCACCTGGCTCACCCGCATCGCGATCAACGAGGCGCTGATGCGCCTGCGCCGCCGCCTGCCGCAGGTGGACCTGACGCTGGAGAACGACCCGCAGCAGCCCGAGGAGTCCCCCGCCATGCACGCGTCCGACACGTCCCGTCCCTCGCCGGAGGACGCCGCCCAGGCGCGCGAGCTGCGCGAGCTGCTGGAGGGCGCGGTGGACACGCTGCCGCCCGGCTGCCGCACCGCCTTCGTGCTGCGCGACGTGGAGGGAATGAGCACCGCCGAGGCCGCCGAGAGCCTGGGGGTGAGCGAGGAGTCGGTGCGCACGCGCCTGCACCGCGCCCGCGCCCTGCTGCGCGAGGCGCTCTACGCGCGCGCGGGCGCCGCCGCGGGCGAGCTCTTCGCCTTCCACGCCAGCCGCTGCGACCGCGTGGTGGCCGCCGTGCTGCGCCGCATCGCCTGA
- a CDS encoding MarR family transcriptional regulator: MASTTQHGVPSIPEEVPGELRILVARLRQLLVDGTRLGTLGNPLLELPHPQLEPLHLEAAWWLRCEGAVSVNVLAGRMGIPVPRTTRLIDSMEEHGLVLRERNVRNRRLLCLRLTEAGRAAAEEADRWVQRRLAAVLQPLDAGARGLLLGLLEQLVEAHRRAQAREDDADDARSGGAHAY, translated from the coding sequence ATGGCGAGCACGACACAGCACGGCGTTCCGAGCATCCCGGAGGAAGTGCCCGGAGAGCTGCGCATCCTCGTAGCGCGGCTGCGCCAGCTGCTGGTGGACGGCACCCGGCTGGGCACGCTGGGCAATCCGCTGCTGGAGCTGCCGCACCCCCAGCTCGAGCCGCTGCACCTCGAGGCCGCCTGGTGGCTGCGCTGCGAGGGGGCGGTGAGCGTGAACGTGCTCGCCGGGCGCATGGGCATCCCGGTGCCGCGCACCACCCGGCTCATCGACTCCATGGAGGAGCACGGCCTGGTGCTGCGCGAGCGCAACGTGCGCAACCGCCGCCTGCTCTGCCTGCGCCTCACGGAGGCCGGGCGCGCGGCGGCGGAGGAGGCCGACCGCTGGGTGCAGCGCCGGCTCGCCGCGGTACTCCAGCCGCTGGACGCGGGCGCGCGGGGGCTGCTGCTCGGGCTGCTCGAGCAGCTGGTGGAGGCGCACCGCCGGGCCCAGGCGCGCGAGGACGACGCGGACGACGCCCGCAGCGGCGGCGCCCACGCGTACTAG
- a CDS encoding beta-ketoacyl synthase N-terminal-like domain-containing protein produces the protein MRRVGIFGWGVVAPRSPNVEAFERNLAEGGSWLSAFEGFGPSNFLVGNPQFDLADYKPWIDARFPPTRFAQLGKKMGMPAQMAIGAFIQSLAQNPGLEAELQALGTQAHVYVGSGLGDLNTTYEATLALHRAQRRWDRFWADPQRNSALAAWRALPPEARTAAGGPPAPEDAPDAEREEAEEAFWHHWAARSPQLQEYLSELREIESLGVEGDVESAKLAVIKEKRTRTARLQKKWEAPEPPWAAVSPNLLWNIHNGGAAQISMMGKITGATFAPVAACSTFGYSLKLGMNAIALGEAKAVVIGAADPPPHALTVGGFYSARVLAATGVSKPLTDLRGTHVAGGAAVWVLGDYEHMTARGFKPLGMEPLAVGLSSDADHIITPSKEGPTAAMHLAMSQAHVRPEEVASWDLHATATPGDHLEVQTLRESLPEHVLVTARKGTFGHGMGVCGGWELTAQYMGFARGALMPTPLQEGELNPEIRKVHERFVYAGGAKAPVGVAGKMSMGVGGTNACVLSRPWKG, from the coding sequence GTGCGCAGGGTGGGAATCTTTGGCTGGGGCGTCGTGGCACCGCGTTCGCCGAACGTGGAGGCTTTCGAGCGCAACCTCGCGGAGGGCGGCAGCTGGCTGTCGGCCTTCGAGGGCTTCGGCCCGAGCAACTTCCTCGTGGGCAACCCGCAGTTCGACCTCGCCGACTACAAGCCGTGGATCGACGCGCGCTTTCCCCCCACGCGCTTCGCGCAGCTGGGCAAGAAGATGGGGATGCCGGCGCAGATGGCGATCGGCGCCTTCATCCAGTCGCTCGCGCAGAACCCGGGGCTGGAGGCGGAGCTGCAGGCGCTCGGCACCCAGGCGCACGTGTACGTGGGCAGCGGGCTCGGGGACCTGAACACCACCTACGAGGCCACGCTCGCCCTGCACCGCGCCCAGCGCCGCTGGGACCGCTTCTGGGCGGACCCGCAGCGCAACAGCGCGCTCGCCGCCTGGCGCGCCCTGCCGCCCGAGGCGCGCACCGCGGCCGGCGGCCCCCCGGCGCCCGAGGACGCGCCGGACGCCGAGCGCGAGGAGGCGGAGGAGGCCTTCTGGCACCACTGGGCCGCGCGCAGCCCGCAGCTGCAGGAGTACCTCTCGGAGCTGCGCGAGATCGAGAGCCTCGGGGTGGAGGGTGACGTGGAGAGCGCGAAGCTCGCCGTCATCAAGGAGAAGCGCACCCGCACCGCGCGCCTGCAGAAGAAGTGGGAGGCGCCCGAGCCGCCCTGGGCCGCGGTGAGCCCGAACCTCCTGTGGAACATCCACAACGGGGGCGCGGCGCAGATCTCCATGATGGGCAAGATCACCGGCGCCACCTTCGCGCCCGTGGCCGCCTGCTCCACCTTCGGCTACTCGCTGAAGCTGGGCATGAACGCCATCGCGCTGGGCGAGGCGAAGGCGGTGGTCATCGGGGCCGCCGACCCGCCTCCGCACGCGCTCACCGTGGGCGGCTTCTACAGCGCGCGCGTGCTCGCGGCCACCGGCGTGTCCAAGCCGCTCACCGACCTGCGCGGCACGCACGTGGCCGGCGGCGCCGCGGTGTGGGTGCTGGGCGACTACGAGCACATGACGGCGCGCGGCTTCAAGCCGCTGGGCATGGAGCCGCTCGCGGTGGGCCTGTCCTCGGACGCGGACCACATCATCACCCCGTCCAAGGAGGGCCCCACCGCCGCGATGCACCTGGCGATGAGCCAGGCGCACGTGCGTCCCGAGGAGGTGGCGAGCTGGGACCTGCACGCTACCGCCACCCCGGGAGACCACCTGGAGGTGCAGACCCTGCGCGAGAGCCTGCCCGAGCACGTGCTCGTCACCGCGCGCAAGGGCACCTTCGGCCACGGCATGGGCGTGTGCGGCGGCTGGGAGCTCACGGCCCAGTACATGGGCTTCGCGCGCGGCGCGCTGATGCCCACCCCGCTGCAGGAGGGCGAGCTCAACCCGGAGATCCGCAAGGTGCACGAGCGCTTCGTGTACGCGGGCGGCGCCAAGGCCCCGGTGGGCGTGGCGGGCAAGATGTCCATGGGCGTGGGCGGCACCAACGCGTGCGTGCTCAGCCGCCCCTGGAAGGGGTAG
- a CDS encoding methyl-accepting chemotaxis protein, translated as MPVQSERAAISDDYRAFLRSRWPARTRRLVTSTLCATPVLVLLDHVFCAQLGLDWTLAQHAALRVPWMLVPVTGFLLQHFFSGWRGLPASILGLSTLWVLGTDWGLYHLGLAGTAYQALVVLVCFLTAGVFLPLTRGGRNGLFALLALCHVGLDLGLTQARSLEDRLWLDAAVLGMLVTVSAIFESFATSQRRNIALRQELQRTVAALERSRERVSETASVLSASVLGLEESAATLLSRSELSGAESQAMASASARVAQGALALQQRSRHSSATAADAQEHAGAVGVLLGHIETGVKDIDEAVSRSEASFRQLQERADAIGTFVESAQEIAAQTHMLAVNAGIEAASAGEHGRGFAVIAQEVRKLAQDSGKGALAINAVVAELRRQMQQLLGAIESVRARTGHFTAVFGQARSTLEAVHDIVHALGEAMRENAQDADSQAEASGKLSESTTRLREQLQAQAEMSADVASTSATLASHADGLRSLLPATLETAPLEPAPVVEDRF; from the coding sequence ATGCCGGTGCAGTCCGAGCGCGCCGCGATCAGCGACGACTACCGCGCCTTCCTGCGCAGCCGCTGGCCCGCGCGCACGCGCCGGCTGGTGACGTCCACGCTGTGCGCCACGCCCGTGCTGGTGCTGCTGGACCACGTGTTCTGCGCGCAGCTGGGGCTGGACTGGACGCTCGCGCAGCACGCGGCGCTGCGCGTGCCCTGGATGCTGGTGCCGGTGACGGGCTTCCTGCTGCAGCACTTCTTCTCTGGGTGGCGGGGCCTGCCCGCGAGCATCCTCGGCCTCTCCACGCTCTGGGTGCTGGGGACGGACTGGGGGCTGTACCACCTGGGCCTCGCGGGCACCGCCTACCAGGCGCTGGTGGTGCTGGTGTGCTTCCTCACCGCAGGCGTGTTCCTGCCGCTCACGCGCGGCGGCCGCAACGGGCTCTTCGCGCTGCTCGCGCTCTGCCACGTCGGGCTGGACCTGGGCCTCACCCAGGCGCGCTCGCTCGAGGACCGGCTGTGGCTGGATGCGGCCGTGCTCGGCATGCTGGTGACGGTGTCGGCCATCTTCGAGAGCTTCGCCACCAGCCAGCGCCGCAACATCGCCCTGCGCCAGGAGCTGCAGCGCACGGTGGCGGCGCTGGAGCGGAGCCGCGAGCGGGTGAGCGAGACGGCGAGCGTGCTGAGCGCGAGCGTGCTGGGGCTGGAGGAGAGCGCCGCCACGCTGCTCAGCCGCTCGGAGCTGAGCGGCGCGGAGAGCCAGGCCATGGCGAGCGCGAGCGCGCGCGTGGCCCAGGGGGCGCTCGCGCTGCAGCAGCGCAGCCGCCACAGCTCGGCCACGGCCGCGGACGCGCAGGAGCACGCGGGCGCGGTGGGGGTGCTGCTCGGGCACATCGAGACGGGCGTGAAGGACATCGACGAGGCGGTGAGCCGCAGCGAGGCGAGCTTCCGCCAGCTGCAGGAGCGCGCGGACGCCATCGGCACCTTCGTGGAGAGCGCGCAGGAGATCGCCGCCCAGACGCACATGCTCGCGGTGAACGCGGGCATCGAGGCGGCGAGCGCCGGGGAGCACGGCCGCGGCTTCGCGGTCATCGCCCAGGAGGTGCGCAAGCTCGCGCAGGACAGCGGCAAGGGCGCGCTCGCCATCAACGCGGTGGTGGCCGAGCTGCGCCGCCAGATGCAGCAGCTGCTGGGCGCCATCGAGTCGGTGCGCGCGCGCACGGGCCACTTCACCGCCGTGTTCGGCCAGGCCCGCTCCACGCTCGAGGCCGTGCACGACATCGTCCACGCGCTGGGCGAGGCGATGCGCGAGAACGCCCAGGACGCGGACAGCCAGGCGGAGGCGAGCGGCAAGCTCTCCGAGAGCACCACGCGGCTGCGCGAGCAGCTGCAGGCCCAGGCGGAGATGAGCGCGGACGTGGCGAGCACCAGCGCCACGCTCGCGAGCCACGCGGACGGGCTGCGCTCGCTGCTGCCCGCGACGCTCGAGACGGCGCCGCTGGAGCCGGCGCCGGTCGTCGAGGACCGCTTCTAG
- a CDS encoding ATP-binding protein has translation MSRSPRPPPRALVSWSTGKDSAFALWRARQQGALEVVGLLTTLSPAYGRVSVHGTREALLRAQARALGLPVHAVELPTPCTNAQYEERFGAALDAARERGVSHVVFGDLFLEDIRAYRERLLARHGMTGVYPLWGEDTRTLAQEMVASGLRARLTCVDPRAGLRALAGATFGPGFLERLPEGVDPCGENGEFHTCVTEGPMFAAPLRVQEGEVVEREGFVYADLLLEE, from the coding sequence ATGAGCCGTTCCCCGCGCCCTCCTCCCCGCGCCCTCGTCTCCTGGAGCACCGGCAAGGACAGCGCCTTCGCGCTGTGGCGCGCGCGGCAGCAGGGCGCGCTGGAGGTGGTGGGGCTGCTCACCACGCTCTCGCCCGCGTACGGGCGGGTGAGCGTGCACGGCACGCGCGAGGCGCTGCTGCGCGCGCAGGCCCGGGCGCTGGGGCTGCCGGTGCACGCGGTGGAGCTGCCCACCCCCTGCACCAACGCGCAGTACGAGGAGCGCTTCGGCGCTGCGCTGGACGCGGCGCGCGAGCGCGGGGTGAGCCACGTGGTGTTCGGGGACCTCTTCCTCGAGGACATCCGCGCCTACCGCGAGCGCCTGCTCGCGCGCCACGGGATGACCGGCGTGTACCCGCTGTGGGGCGAGGACACGCGCACGCTCGCGCAGGAGATGGTGGCGAGCGGCCTGCGCGCGCGCCTCACCTGCGTGGACCCGCGCGCGGGCCTGCGCGCGCTCGCGGGCGCCACCTTCGGCCCGGGCTTCCTCGAGCGCCTGCCGGAGGGCGTGGACCCCTGCGGTGAGAACGGCGAGTTCCACACCTGCGTCACCGAGGGGCCCATGTTCGCAGCACCCTTGCGCGTGCAGGAGGGCGAGGTGGTGGAGCGCGAGGGCTTCGTCTACGCGGACCTGCTGCTCGAAGAGTGA
- a CDS encoding glycosyltransferase — protein MSRPPLVTVLLPVRDAERTVARAVESLLEGTLQRVRVLCVDDGSRDGSRAALEALARQDARVQVLDSGGQGIVAALNLALAHADSPFVARMDADDEALPRRLEASVQALEQDGRLAGVGTGVTLFREDRPVSPSLQAYAAWLNGLTTPERLQRECFIESPLCHPSVCLRREAVVEAGGYAQGDFPEDYALWLTLLARGHRLRTLPEVLLRWRDGDTRLSRTDPRYHLKRFTWLKARHLAPRLRGLRVTVWGAGATGLLLTRLLQAEDVAVTRLVDLHPRKLGTRIHGAPVVHPEALGAPEPGEHLLFSVGAPGAREECRAFLSARGWVEGAHFTCAA, from the coding sequence ATGTCGCGCCCTCCCCTCGTCACCGTGCTGCTGCCCGTGCGCGACGCCGAGCGCACGGTGGCGCGCGCCGTGGAGAGCCTGCTCGAGGGCACCCTGCAGCGCGTGCGCGTGCTCTGCGTGGACGACGGCTCCCGGGACGGCAGCCGCGCCGCGCTGGAGGCGCTCGCGCGCCAGGACGCCCGGGTGCAGGTGCTGGACTCGGGCGGGCAGGGCATCGTCGCGGCGCTGAACCTCGCCCTCGCCCACGCGGACTCTCCCTTTGTCGCGCGCATGGACGCAGACGACGAGGCGCTGCCGCGCCGCCTGGAGGCCAGCGTGCAGGCGCTCGAGCAGGATGGGCGCCTCGCGGGTGTAGGCACCGGCGTCACCCTCTTTCGCGAGGACCGCCCGGTGAGCCCGTCCCTGCAGGCCTACGCGGCCTGGCTCAACGGCCTCACCACCCCCGAGCGCCTGCAGCGCGAGTGCTTCATCGAGAGCCCGCTCTGCCACCCCTCCGTGTGCCTGCGGCGCGAGGCGGTGGTGGAGGCCGGCGGCTACGCCCAAGGGGACTTTCCCGAGGACTACGCGCTGTGGCTCACCTTGCTCGCCCGCGGCCACCGGCTTCGCACCCTGCCCGAGGTGCTCCTGCGCTGGCGCGACGGGGACACGCGCCTCAGCCGCACCGACCCGCGCTACCACCTCAAGCGCTTCACCTGGCTCAAAGCGCGCCACCTCGCCCCGCGGCTGCGCGGCCTCCGCGTCACCGTGTGGGGCGCGGGCGCCACGGGGCTCTTGCTCACGCGGCTGCTGCAGGCGGAGGACGTGGCGGTGACGCGGCTCGTGGACCTGCACCCGCGAAAGCTCGGCACCCGCATCCACGGCGCGCCCGTGGTGCACCCGGAGGCGCTCGGGGCGCCGGAGCCGGGCGAGCACCTGCTCTTCAGCGTGGGAGCGCCGGGGGCGCGCGAGGAGTGCCGCGCCTTCCTCTCGGCGCGCGGGTGGGTGGAGGGCGCGCACTTCACCTGCGCGGCGTAG